The following proteins are encoded in a genomic region of Polyangiaceae bacterium:
- a CDS encoding alpha/beta fold hydrolase, with translation MPVLERVTRAVLVRRGVESRHIDTPIARVHVYDAPGEGSRKPVVLLHGIGASASPFAPFLSRLRKTSRRVLAIDAPGHGLSSPPRSTLDPERLFESIMHVLDRELREPALVVGCSLGGAMALKYAQHAANRVAGLVLASPGGAPVDDPHEREQFLRLFQVENIRDAHAFLEKLHHQVPWYGPLIIPDLIQLFKNPAVRSILRTVRPEHFFQAGRFLSLSMPIRVLWGRSDRVIPTCCLEFSSKTCPRIRSSKSRMEGHSPHVDAPRLFMAAIHQSLDDASKRSGECCDADGYGQLTSSKAAGDSHCPHGNRPAQAVPPMSHRESRYPIH, from the coding sequence ATGCCCGTCCTCGAACGCGTCACGCGCGCCGTGCTCGTTCGCCGAGGCGTCGAAAGCCGCCACATCGACACGCCCATCGCCCGCGTGCACGTGTACGACGCACCCGGCGAAGGCTCGCGCAAACCCGTCGTGCTGCTGCACGGCATCGGCGCATCGGCGTCACCGTTCGCCCCGTTCCTCTCTCGGCTGCGCAAAACGAGCCGCCGCGTGCTCGCCATCGATGCGCCCGGGCATGGTTTGTCCAGTCCACCTCGCAGCACGCTCGACCCCGAACGCCTGTTCGAATCCATCATGCACGTGCTCGACCGCGAACTGCGCGAGCCCGCGCTCGTCGTCGGCTGCTCGCTCGGCGGCGCGATGGCCCTGAAGTACGCTCAGCACGCCGCAAACCGAGTCGCCGGCCTGGTGCTCGCTTCACCGGGAGGCGCGCCCGTTGACGACCCGCACGAACGCGAGCAATTCCTGCGCCTGTTTCAAGTGGAAAACATCCGCGACGCGCACGCGTTCCTCGAAAAACTGCATCACCAAGTGCCTTGGTACGGGCCGCTCATCATCCCCGACCTCATCCAGCTCTTCAAAAATCCGGCCGTTCGTTCCATCTTGCGCACGGTTCGTCCGGAACATTTTTTTCAAGCCGGAAGATTTTTGTCGCTCTCGATGCCCATTCGCGTGCTCTGGGGAAGGTCGGATCGCGTCATTCCCACGTGTTGCCTCGAGTTTTCAAGCAAAACTTGCCCGCGCATACGGTCTTCGAAGAGCCGCATGGAGGGGCATTCGCCACACGTCGACGCTCCGCGCCTCTTCATGGCGGCCATTCACCAAAGCTTGGACGACGCATCAAAGCGTTCCGGTGAATGCTGCGACGCTGACGGCTACGGACAGTTGACGAGCTCTAAAGCGGCGGGAGATTCACATTGTCCGCACGGCAATCGCCCAGCGCAGGCTGTGCCGCCCATGTCCCACCGTGAATCTCGATATCCAATACATTGA
- a CDS encoding GAF domain-containing protein, which translates to MALEQLVDHAQTQTLVDFLSMVVAEISLAKDIDGLAQALIAIVDRLVDTEYLSIYFVDDRTGDLVLPYARNFSEEERAAALRTAKDRHPGRVMRTRETLHIPDVVADQQKNSQESRRSFQVKSRLWMPIVYNAASVGAMGLAAMRTHAYSDLHVSVLGFACQIAATTYGSITNEDRLLRKVEFIEQQKEELRRLASPMMEVWHGVLALPLIGTMDAERFTIVAEKLLPAVVEKRAKAVIVDLTGIQSMDADAVAHLVRLHGAISLLGCRCIVSGIRYEIAKQMTDLGGDFDVGATFRTLSQALVFTARNGSDVRARARERC; encoded by the coding sequence ATGGCGTTGGAACAGCTCGTAGATCACGCTCAAACGCAGACGCTCGTCGACTTTTTGTCGATGGTCGTGGCCGAGATCTCCTTGGCGAAAGACATTGACGGCCTCGCGCAGGCATTGATCGCCATCGTCGACCGTTTGGTCGATACCGAATATTTGAGTATTTATTTCGTGGACGATCGTACGGGCGACTTGGTTTTGCCTTATGCGCGAAACTTTTCGGAAGAGGAGCGCGCGGCAGCATTGCGCACGGCCAAAGATCGTCACCCGGGACGTGTAATGAGGACGCGGGAAACGCTGCACATTCCGGATGTCGTTGCGGATCAGCAAAAGAATTCGCAAGAGAGCCGCCGGTCATTTCAGGTGAAATCGCGCCTCTGGATGCCAATCGTGTACAATGCAGCGAGCGTGGGGGCCATGGGGCTTGCTGCCATGCGCACGCATGCCTATAGCGACTTGCACGTATCGGTGCTCGGGTTTGCCTGTCAAATTGCTGCGACGACGTATGGGAGCATAACGAACGAAGATCGCCTTTTGCGCAAGGTTGAATTCATCGAGCAGCAAAAGGAAGAGCTGCGGCGGCTTGCTTCGCCGATGATGGAGGTTTGGCATGGCGTACTGGCGCTTCCCCTCATCGGAACGATGGACGCGGAGAGGTTTACGATCGTGGCGGAAAAACTGTTGCCGGCGGTCGTTGAAAAACGGGCCAAAGCCGTCATCGTCGATTTGACGGGTATCCAATCGATGGATGCGGACGCGGTCGCGCATCTCGTGCGCCTTCACGGTGCGATATCGCTGCTCGGATGTCGGTGTATCGTTTCGGGAATTCGGTATGAAATCGCCAAGCAAATGACGGATCTCGGTGGTGATTTCGACGTGGGGGCGACATTTCGCACCTTGTCCCAGGCGCTCGTGTTCACCGCCCGAAACGGTTCGGACGTCCGAGCCCGAGCGCGCGAGAGGTGCTAA
- a CDS encoding metallophosphoesterase has translation MRFGMFFTLVSLLLVAASFYVGRRAKQAFGFGRRAEIVGIAILIGSIVAMLIARKLHVRPIGQVAFTITLAILLTTVLLLLVDLVKLGIRLPLLLTKTRPSQSEAAAHSNELATAPVPLSAPIDEDAAEVAPRELPKQEVLASDPLASTRRVFLGQAVTGSAMVLGSGSSVYGALFGRLDYTVEEVPIRIPGMSRKLDGYTIVQLSDIHFGVYVGEAEMRAAEDLVRKARPDKIVLTGDLVDNNARYAEMLGRLVRRLSPLSRDGVVVIPGNHDWSSGIDATMGAAQEGGARVLRNDGLVIGSDKDGIALLGVEDVWARRRNPNARPDLDMAISRVPVDLPRVLLCHNPVFFPEAAGKVALQLSGHTHGGQIGLGPLRPIDLVLPYGYVAGRYERDGSQLYVNRGFGTAGPPARLGSPPEVTRIVLVAG, from the coding sequence ATGCGTTTTGGTATGTTTTTCACGCTGGTGTCGCTTCTTCTCGTCGCAGCCAGTTTTTACGTGGGGCGAAGGGCAAAGCAGGCGTTTGGGTTTGGTCGCCGTGCCGAGATCGTAGGCATTGCCATCCTGATCGGCAGCATCGTGGCCATGTTGATCGCGCGTAAGCTGCATGTCCGCCCGATCGGGCAAGTCGCCTTCACCATTACGCTCGCCATCCTGCTCACGACTGTTCTCTTGCTGCTCGTGGATCTCGTGAAGCTGGGCATTCGTTTGCCATTGTTATTGACGAAAACCCGTCCCAGCCAAAGCGAAGCGGCAGCCCATTCGAATGAGCTCGCGACGGCGCCGGTACCATTGTCCGCACCGATTGACGAAGACGCTGCAGAAGTCGCGCCTCGTGAGCTGCCAAAACAGGAGGTGCTGGCGAGCGATCCTTTGGCGAGCACGCGGCGGGTTTTTCTCGGCCAAGCCGTGACGGGATCGGCCATGGTCTTGGGGTCGGGCAGCTCGGTGTATGGGGCACTTTTTGGCCGGCTGGATTATACGGTCGAGGAGGTGCCGATTCGTATTCCAGGAATGTCTCGAAAGCTCGATGGATACACGATCGTGCAGCTATCGGACATTCATTTTGGAGTTTACGTGGGCGAAGCCGAAATGCGTGCCGCCGAGGATCTCGTGCGGAAAGCGCGCCCCGATAAAATCGTTCTCACGGGTGATCTCGTGGACAACAATGCGCGATATGCCGAAATGCTCGGGCGCCTCGTGAGAAGGTTGTCGCCGCTTTCTCGTGACGGGGTCGTGGTGATTCCTGGAAATCACGATTGGTCTTCGGGTATCGACGCGACGATGGGTGCAGCGCAGGAGGGCGGGGCGCGCGTATTGCGTAATGATGGGCTCGTGATTGGCAGCGACAAGGACGGCATTGCGCTGCTCGGCGTGGAAGACGTGTGGGCTCGCAGGCGCAACCCGAATGCAAGGCCCGACCTCGACATGGCCATTTCGCGCGTCCCGGTAGATTTGCCGCGTGTGCTCTTGTGTCACAATCCGGTGTTTTTCCCCGAGGCGGCGGGTAAAGTCGCGCTGCAATTGAGTGGTCACACGCACGGTGGTCAAATCGGTTTGGGGCCGCTGCGCCCGATAGATCTCGTTTTGCCGTATGGATACGTGGCGGGTCGTTACGAACGAGACGGCTCGCAATTGTACGTCAATCGAGGGTTTGGCACGGCCGGTCCGCCCGCTCGATTGGGATCGCCCCCGGAAGTGACGCGTATCGTGTTGGTCGCGGGGTGA